In Gordonia phthalatica, one genomic interval encodes:
- a CDS encoding isochorismate synthase: MSSGLSFVLSNTECNARGFGVRAAYGSVSDAAAALRSGSAEFVGGAIGFDSAATASLIAPERLVFSPVPEETRSDDVESVVESLSVTPDAVHRARVEAAVDAISAGRVEKVVVARSLEARLSEPVSPEEMVQRFAATAGDSTVFAADLRAAPGYDGRWLIGASPELLLRKRGATVHCVPYAGSAAKFDAAGVPVPDAAEGLARSDKDLREHAYVVDYLRELLSPLCIEIDVPARPTTIATEHVWHLATPIVGRLVDPTITALDLAALLSPTPAVCGTPTAAAAELIGEIEGPRDFYAGAVGWCDAAGDGEWVVSIRCLELDTAASTVTAWAGGGIVAGSDPDAEVAETTAKFQTVLSALGPVPSPLAG; this comes from the coding sequence GTGTCTTCCGGTCTCTCGTTCGTGTTGTCGAACACCGAGTGCAATGCTCGCGGTTTCGGTGTCCGCGCCGCCTACGGGTCGGTGAGCGACGCCGCCGCGGCGCTGCGTTCGGGGTCTGCTGAGTTCGTCGGCGGCGCCATCGGCTTCGACTCCGCCGCGACCGCCTCACTGATCGCCCCCGAACGCCTCGTCTTCTCCCCCGTCCCTGAGGAGACGAGGTCCGACGACGTCGAATCTGTGGTCGAGAGCCTGTCGGTGACCCCGGATGCCGTCCACCGTGCGCGGGTGGAGGCCGCCGTCGACGCCATCTCGGCGGGCCGGGTGGAGAAGGTGGTGGTGGCACGCAGTCTGGAGGCGCGACTGTCGGAGCCCGTCTCTCCGGAGGAGATGGTGCAGCGGTTCGCCGCCACCGCAGGCGATTCGACGGTCTTCGCCGCCGACCTGCGCGCCGCACCCGGATACGACGGTCGCTGGCTCATCGGCGCCAGTCCGGAGCTCCTGCTCCGCAAGCGCGGCGCGACGGTCCACTGCGTCCCTTACGCGGGGTCGGCGGCGAAGTTCGACGCCGCCGGCGTCCCGGTCCCCGACGCCGCGGAGGGGTTGGCACGGTCGGACAAGGACCTGCGCGAGCACGCCTACGTGGTCGACTACCTGCGCGAACTCCTGTCACCGCTGTGCATCGAGATCGATGTCCCGGCACGACCGACCACCATCGCCACCGAGCACGTGTGGCATCTGGCGACCCCCATCGTCGGTCGGCTGGTCGATCCCACGATCACCGCGCTCGACCTCGCCGCGCTGCTCTCCCCCACCCCCGCCGTGTGCGGGACTCCCACCGCTGCGGCCGCCGAACTGATCGGCGAGATCGAGGGGCCGCGCGACTTCTACGCGGGCGCCGTCGGCTGGTGCGACGCCGCGGGCGACGGCGAGTGGGTGGTCTCGATCCGCTGCCTGGAGCTCGACACCGCGGCGTCCACCGTCACCGCGTGGGCGGGCGGCGGCATCGTCGCAGGCTCCGACCCCGACGCCGAGGTCGCCGAGACGACGGCCAAGTTCCAGACGGTGCTGTCGGCGCTGGGGCCGGTTCCGTCGCCTCTCGCCGGTTGA
- a CDS encoding O-succinylhomoserine sulfhydrylase, translated as MSRELPDWVSPETVAVRGGILRSGFFETSEALFMNSGYVYESAEAAERAFTGEDQRFVYTRYGNPTVAMFQERLRQIEGTEACFATASGMAAVFVALAALLKKGNRVVAARSLFGSCFVICNEILPAWGVETEFVDGEDLEQWERALSTPADAVFFETPSNPMQTLVDVRKVSELAHAAGAKVVLDNVFATPLLQSGTEMGADVIVYSGTKHIDGQGRVMGGAVLGTEEFIDGPVKAMMRHTGPALSPFNAWVMLKGLETMKIRLDQSVATALRVAEFLDADPRVAKAIYPFLTSHPQYELAKSQMSGGGTVITFELAEQAGKTGKEAAFAMLNRLQLIDISNNLGDAKSLITHPATTTHRAMGPEGRAAIGLTDSMLRLSIGLENPEDLLRDLDAALG; from the coding sequence GTGAGCCGAGAACTACCTGATTGGGTGTCGCCCGAGACCGTCGCAGTTCGCGGCGGAATCCTCCGTTCGGGCTTCTTCGAGACCTCCGAGGCGCTGTTCATGAACAGCGGTTACGTCTACGAGTCCGCAGAAGCAGCCGAACGCGCCTTCACCGGCGAGGACCAGCGCTTCGTCTACACCCGCTACGGCAACCCGACCGTCGCGATGTTCCAGGAACGTCTGCGTCAGATCGAGGGCACCGAGGCCTGCTTCGCGACCGCCAGCGGCATGGCCGCCGTCTTCGTCGCGCTGGCCGCGCTGCTGAAGAAGGGCAATCGCGTCGTCGCCGCCCGCAGCCTGTTCGGCTCGTGCTTCGTCATCTGCAACGAGATCCTGCCCGCGTGGGGGGTGGAGACCGAGTTCGTCGACGGCGAGGACCTGGAGCAGTGGGAACGCGCGCTCTCCACGCCCGCCGACGCCGTGTTCTTCGAGACGCCGTCCAACCCGATGCAGACCCTCGTCGACGTCCGCAAGGTCTCGGAACTGGCGCACGCCGCCGGCGCGAAGGTGGTGCTCGACAACGTCTTCGCCACCCCGCTGCTGCAGAGCGGCACTGAGATGGGCGCCGACGTGATCGTCTACTCGGGCACCAAGCACATCGACGGCCAGGGCCGTGTGATGGGCGGCGCCGTGCTCGGCACCGAGGAGTTCATCGACGGTCCCGTGAAGGCGATGATGCGCCACACCGGTCCCGCGCTGAGCCCGTTCAACGCGTGGGTGATGCTCAAGGGCCTGGAGACCATGAAGATCCGCCTGGATCAGTCGGTCGCCACCGCGCTGCGCGTCGCCGAGTTCCTCGACGCCGATCCCCGCGTCGCGAAGGCGATCTACCCCTTCCTGACGTCGCACCCGCAGTACGAGCTCGCGAAGTCGCAGATGTCCGGCGGCGGAACCGTCATCACGTTCGAGCTCGCCGAGCAGGCGGGCAAGACCGGTAAGGAGGCCGCATTCGCGATGCTGAACCGTCTCCAACTCATCGACATCTCCAACAACCTCGGCGACGCCAAGAGCCTGATCACCCACCCGGCCACCACCACGCACCGCGCGATGGGGCCGGAGGGTCGTGCCGCCATCGGTCTCACCGACTCGATGCTCCGCCTGTCCATCGGTCTGGAGAACCCGGAAGACCTGCTGCGCGACCTCGACGCCGCACTGGGCTGA
- a CDS encoding rhodanese-like domain-containing protein, with protein sequence MTITGNVTCEQAWERLSENPRAVLVDCRTQAEWNFVGVPDISSIGKRTVFVEWLGYPDGALNPAFVDQLRAAGVTETDEVLFLCRSGHRSLGAAEAALAAGYEQAYNILDGFEGPIDADGHRGGAGWRAASLPWQQS encoded by the coding sequence ATGACGATCACCGGAAACGTGACGTGCGAGCAGGCGTGGGAGCGTCTGTCGGAGAATCCGCGAGCCGTGCTGGTGGATTGCCGGACCCAGGCCGAGTGGAACTTCGTCGGCGTCCCCGACATCAGCTCGATCGGCAAGCGGACCGTCTTCGTCGAGTGGCTCGGATACCCGGACGGCGCGCTGAACCCGGCGTTCGTCGACCAACTGCGTGCCGCGGGTGTCACGGAGACCGACGAGGTCCTGTTCCTGTGCCGCTCCGGTCACCGTTCGCTCGGCGCCGCCGAGGCTGCGCTCGCCGCCGGTTACGAGCAGGCGTACAACATTCTGGACGGGTTCGAAGGCCCGATCGACGCCGACGGGCACCGCGGCGGCGCAGGGTGGCGAGCCGCGTCGCTGCCGTGGCAACAGTCATAA
- a CDS encoding FAD-dependent oxidoreductase: MSDNSRPLRVAIVGAGPAGIYCADALMKSETASQRGVSIDLFERMPAPFGLIRYGVAPDHPRIKGIINALHKVLDKPQVRLLGNIDYGTDITLTDLRKLYDAIVFSTGATDDRALKIPGVDLERSYGAGEFVAWYDGHPDFSREWPLEQEKVAVIGVGNVALDVARVLAKTGDELLPTEIPDNVYQGLKANKAVEVHVFGRRGPAQAKFTPLELKELDHSPNIEVIVDPEDIDYDEGSAVARRSSKITDQVATIIENYAIREPKQGAIHKLFLHFFENPVEILGEDGKVVGLRTERNQLDGTGNVKGTGKTRDWDVTAVYRAVGYLSDNVPDIPFDDQAGVIPNEAGRVFDEGKHLTGLYTTGWIKRGPVGLIGHTKGDASETVECIIDDMKNDHLNPAESPSEEAVIELLNERKIPFTTWDGWYRLDEHERNLGAAQGRERVKVVEREDMLAASEPSKVQK; the protein is encoded by the coding sequence ATGAGTGACAACAGCCGCCCCTTGCGGGTCGCGATCGTCGGCGCCGGACCTGCCGGCATCTACTGCGCTGATGCGCTGATGAAGTCGGAGACGGCATCCCAGCGCGGCGTGAGCATCGACCTGTTCGAGCGCATGCCCGCCCCGTTCGGCCTGATCCGTTACGGCGTCGCCCCGGATCACCCGCGCATCAAGGGCATCATCAACGCACTGCACAAGGTGCTCGACAAGCCGCAGGTCCGCCTGCTCGGCAACATCGATTACGGCACCGACATCACGCTGACCGATCTGCGCAAGCTCTACGACGCGATCGTCTTCTCCACCGGAGCCACCGACGACCGCGCGCTGAAGATCCCGGGCGTCGACCTGGAGCGCAGCTACGGCGCAGGCGAGTTCGTCGCCTGGTACGACGGCCACCCGGACTTCTCGCGCGAATGGCCACTGGAGCAGGAGAAGGTCGCCGTCATCGGCGTCGGCAACGTCGCCCTCGACGTGGCCCGAGTGCTCGCCAAGACCGGCGACGAACTCCTTCCGACCGAGATCCCGGACAACGTGTACCAGGGACTCAAGGCCAACAAGGCCGTCGAGGTCCACGTCTTCGGTCGCCGGGGTCCCGCCCAGGCCAAGTTCACGCCGCTCGAACTCAAGGAGCTCGACCACTCGCCGAACATCGAGGTCATCGTCGACCCCGAAGACATCGATTACGACGAGGGTTCGGCCGTCGCGCGCCGGTCCAGCAAGATCACCGACCAGGTCGCGACGATCATCGAGAACTACGCGATCCGCGAGCCCAAGCAGGGTGCGATCCACAAGCTGTTCCTGCACTTCTTCGAGAACCCCGTCGAGATCCTCGGCGAGGACGGCAAGGTGGTCGGCCTGCGCACCGAGCGCAACCAGCTCGACGGCACCGGCAACGTGAAGGGCACCGGCAAGACCCGCGACTGGGATGTGACCGCCGTGTACCGCGCCGTCGGCTACCTATCGGACAACGTCCCGGACATCCCGTTCGACGATCAGGCCGGCGTCATCCCCAACGAGGCCGGACGCGTCTTCGACGAGGGCAAGCACCTGACCGGTCTATACACCACCGGCTGGATCAAGCGCGGCCCCGTCGGCCTCATCGGCCACACCAAGGGCGACGCCTCGGAGACCGTCGAGTGCATCATCGACGACATGAAGAACGACCACCTGAACCCCGCCGAGTCCCCCTCGGAGGAGGCGGTGATCGAGCTGCTCAACGAGCGCAAGATCCCGTTCACCACCTGGGACGGCTGGTACCGCCTCGACGAGCACGAGCGCAACCTCGGCGCCGCCCAGGGCCGCGAGCGCGTGAAGGTGGTCGAGCGTGAAGACATGCTCGCCGCCTCGGAGCCGAGCAAGGTTCAGAAGTAG